A window of the Miscanthus floridulus cultivar M001 chromosome 14, ASM1932011v1, whole genome shotgun sequence genome harbors these coding sequences:
- the LOC136505277 gene encoding uncharacterized protein has translation MAANVGESTSGSSSGADAGGSFECNICFELPQEPIVTLCGHLFCWPCLYKWLHIHSHSPECPVCKAIVEEDKLVPLYGRGKDRVDPRSKNVPGADIPNRPAGQRPATAPQADPNTHFPNANPNPWFMGGGIPLANARWGNYTFSAAFGGLFPLLSFQVHGFPDATAYGQPAGFPYGYGHGHGHGHAFHGVHGGGHAHAAAAPRHGQQQQQQADVYLKALLILVGVLVIASLITF, from the coding sequence ATGGCGGCCAATGTTGGGGAATCAACAAGCGGTAGCAGCAGTGGCGCTGATGCTGGGGGTAGCTTCGAGTGCAACATATGCTTCGAGCTGCCACAGGAGCCGATCGTGACGCTGTGTGGGCACCTCTTCTGCTGGCCGTGCCTTTACAAATGGTTGCACATCCACTCGCACTCCCCCGAGTGCCCAGTGTGCAAGGCCATTGTCGAGGAGGACAAGCTCGTCCCCCTTTATGGCCGTGGCAAGGACCGTGTCGACCCGAGGTCCAAGAACGTCCCCGGGGCAGACATCCCCAACCGTCCGGCTGGACAGAGGCCTGCCACGGCTCCGCAGGCCGATCCCAACACCCACTTCCCCAACGCCAACCCGAACCCGTGGTTCATGGGCGGGGGAATCCCACTGGCGAACGCGCGGTGGGGGAACTACACCTTCTCGGCTGCGTTCGGGGGCCTGTTCCCGCTGCTCAGCTTCCAGGTGCATGGGTTCCCGGATGCCACCGCCTATGGCCAGCCGGCCGGGTTCCCTTATGGatacggccacggccacggccatggccacgcgTTTCATGGCGTGCACGGTGGAGGACatgcccacgccgccgccgctcctcggcacggtcagcagcagcagcagcaggcggatGTGTACCTCAAGGCGCTGCTCATCCTGGTCGGCGTTCTGGTGATTGCGAGCCTCATCACGTTCTAG
- the LOC136505255 gene encoding uncharacterized protein — protein sequence MATRCLAGSLPLFSASTAAAATRAQPLPSAAAPRRVPTRLSVATGGEQQLITAQDPAHEPDYGVVSIHHVGILCENLERSMAFYKDLLGLKVNPARPNDKLPYRGAWLWVGSEMIHLMELPNPDPLTGRPEHGGRDRHTCIAIKDVLKLKEIFDKAGISYTLSKSGRPAIFARDPDGNALEFTQV from the exons ATGGCGACGCGGTGCCTCGCAGGGTCTCTTCCCCTATTCTCCGCATCCACAGCCGCCGCGGCGACCAGGGCCCAGCCTCTCCCCTCCGCCGCCGCGCCCCGCCGCGTCCCAACACGCCTTTCGGTTGCCACGGGCGGGGAGCAGCAGCTCATCACCGCGCAGGATCCGGCGCATG AACCTGACTATGGAGTCGTTAGCATTCATCATGTTGGAATTCTGTGCGAAAATCTTGAAAGGTCAATGGCATTCTACAAGGACCTCCTGG GTCTGAAGGTGAATCCAGCTAGGCCAAATGACAAGCTTCCATACAGGGGTGCTTGGCTGTGGGTTGGTTCggagatgatccacttgatggaGCTACCAAATCCTGATCCACTGACAGGACGCCCCGAGCATGGTGGACGTGATCGTCACACCTGCATAGCAATTAAAGATGTTTTGAAGCTGAAAGAAATATTTGACAAAGCTG GAATCAGCTACACACTAAGCAAATCCGGGAGGCCAGCGATCTTTGCAAGAGACCCAGACGGGAATGCCTTGGAGTTCACCCAAGTGTAG
- the LOC136505459 gene encoding LOW QUALITY PROTEIN: fatty acid elongase 3-like (The sequence of the model RefSeq protein was modified relative to this genomic sequence to represent the inferred CDS: inserted 1 base in 1 codon), with product MLTDIEEDDDGEAEESLKPKESRATSFNGGQLYISASLLPKSLSILVHTSPPPPATATPTVLXTIPVPVPVLPPTMAAAAAYWLAEHPAIVGFRWSPTHLWFSTWAFLLGSLAAYVFLCLALDAALSLAAAAHCSPNRRRAPRAVPLGPLPAAHALLMAAASSAIFAGTLLSAVAEIRDTRWSWRGRSRTTPLRWLLCFPPGTRSSGRVFFWSYAYYLSRYLHAARGVFAVLRRRRGAAARVFAHAASVAMAFLWLEFSQSFQVLAILASTLAHAVALGYRFWVGAGLPAARSGAGPVALACQLGLLGCNLACHVGVVWMHFGAVGGGCSGIGAWVFNTLLNAALLWVFLHCYGKRGVCDDDGGVAGGAVTAGAATAKEL from the exons ATGTTGACCGACatagaggaggacgacgacggcgaggctgAAGAATCTCTCAAGCCCAAAGAAAGCAGAGCAACCTCCTTCAATGGCGGGCAGCTATATATATCCGCCTCTCTCCTCCCCAAATCCCTTTCCATCCTCGTCCACACGTCTCCTCCACCTCCAGCCACAGCAACCCCCACCGTCC CCACCattcccgtccccgtccccgttctTCCCCCCACCATGGCCGCGGCCGCCGCGTACTGGCTCGCGGAGCACCCGGCCATCGTGGGGTTCCGGTGGAGCCCCACGCACCTGTGGTTCTCCACCTGGGCCTTCCTCCTAGGCTCCCTCGCCGCCTACGTCTTCCTCTGCCTCGCCCTGGACGCCGCCctgagcctcgccgccgccgcccattgCTCTCCcaaccgccgccgcgcgccgcgcgccGTCCCTCTAGGCCCGCTGCCCGCGGCGCACGCGCTGCTGATGGCAGCCGCGTCGTCGGCCATCTTCGCGGGGACGCTGCTATCGGCGGTAGCCGAGATACGTGACACGCGGTGGTCGTGGCGGGGGCGGAGCCGCACGACGCCGCTCCGGTGGCTCCTCTGCTTCCCCCCAGGCACACGCTCCTCGGGCCGCGTCTTCTTCTGGTCCTACGCCTACTACCTCTCCCGGTACCTCCACGCGGCGCGGGGCGTGTTCGCGGTGCTGCGCCGGAGGCGGGGCGCCGCGGCGCGGGTGTTCGCGCACGCCGCCTCCGTCGCCATGGCGTTCCTGTGGCTCGAGTTCTCCCAGTCGTTCCAGGTGCTCGCCATCCTCGCCTCCACGCTCGCGCACGCCGTCGCGCTCGGGTACAGGTTCTGGGTCGGCGCGGGGCTCCCCGCCGCCAGGTCTGGCGCCGGCCCCGTTGCGCTCGCCTGCCAGCTCGGACTCCTCGGGTGCAACCTCGCCTGCCACGTCGGCGTCGTCTGGATGCACTTTGGCGCCGTCGGTGGTGGGTGCAGCGGTATCGGCGCCTGGGTCTTCAACACCCTGCTCAACGCCGCGCTGCTCTGGGTCTTCCTTCATTGCTACGGCAAGCGCGGCGtctgcgacgacgacggcggcgttgCCGGTGGCGCCGTTACCGCCGGCGCTGCCACAGCCAAGGAGCTATGA